The Magnolia sinica isolate HGM2019 chromosome 9, MsV1, whole genome shotgun sequence genome contains a region encoding:
- the LOC131255937 gene encoding disease resistance protein RPM1-like isoform X2: MTDSIVKFGLETLSALLSREASLIRGVRNELGEIKMELESMQALLKDADKRKESNEGVRTWVRQVRDSTYDVEDIIDEFMYRMDRPQGGGFRSFLLNIVCLPKNIYNKHCFTIRLQVTKVKVHNLFDRGVSFGLNQIGEGTSSHDVSKMWQRDVETSLSLVEDDIVGMKKELDLIVRWLVEEEQQRTVISVTGMGGAGKTVLVTKAYKNELVKKQFDCSACVSVSQTLRIDEVLRSIMKQFLEATRDVVPNDLATSDASDLRQMVKRFLKSKKCLIVLDDIWSMNDWNELSVIFPDYRCGSRVLVTTRDSDVAFAAGEGSRVCQLQPLHPEEAWQLFCKKAFRNKPCPSELEPLARSIVKKCQGLPLAIVAMGSLLSLRDANALEWNRVYNNLSWQLNNNETLEPIKRILLLSFNYLPYRLKHCFFYCCMFPEDYLISRKKLIRLWVAEGFVEDAGKIPMEEVAEDYLKELIHRNTLQVVEMNLSGRVCACRMHDIVRELALSLCDEEKFCITYDGQQTRQGDKVRRMSIYKYGETIQHSMSMSQLRSLLVFEGSTSFSSSLNDTASSFMLLRVLDLEGVPIESLPDELTNLFNLRYLNLKDTNVSELPKSLGRLRNLQTLNVKGTRTKRLPSGVVKLQKLRHLIGGFRFNMADPWTFELVSSIQVPIGICNITSLQSLIIIEDKEGEIVRQIGNLSQLRKLFIYKVRAINGAELCTSIAKLKYLVSLGVMAIDEEETLQLEELSPDHLPPFQTLALWGRLEKVPQWFRYLAHLTVLELNWSKLREEDLLSSLQALPNLVRLQLWKAYEGQQLCFHDGWFPKLKNLYLRDMTQLNRVVIEKGTLPSIQKLTVFRCGELKTLPEEIEYLTKLQDLILSDMPTELTERLQLKDGNEEDRRKVGHIPFINRVRWTEEGWYWHRVN; this comes from the coding sequence ATGACGGACAGTATCGTTAAATTCGGGTTAGAAACTCTAAGTGCCCTTCTATCTCGAGAAGCATCACTAATAAGAGGAGTGCGCAATGAACTAGGTGAAATCAAGATGGAACTCGAAAGTATGCAAGCTTTGTTGAAGGAtgctgataaaagaaaagaaagcaatgAAGGAGTGAGAACCTGGGTGAGGCAAGTAAGAGATTCCACATATGATGTGGAAGACATCATCGACGAGTTCATGTATCGCATGGACAGACCACAAGGAGGTGGGTTCCGGAGTTTTCTCCTTAACATCGTTTGCCTCCCGAAGAATATCTACAACAAGCATTGCTTCACCATCCGACTCCAAGTAACCAAGGTTAAGGTTCATAACCTTTTCGATAGAGGAGTCAGCTTCGGTCTCAATCAAATAGGAGAAGGAACAAGCTCTCATGATGTTAGCAAAATGTGGCAACGTGATGTAGAAACTTCTCTTTCCTTGGTGGAAGATGACATAGTGGGGATGAAGAAAGAATTAGATTTGATAGTCAGATGGTTGGTGGAGGAAGAACAGCAGCGCACGGTGATTTCAGTGACGGGTATGGGTGGGGCCGGCAAGACCGTTCTTGTCACTAAAGCCTACAAGAACGAGCTAGTAAAGAAGCAATTCGACTGCTCCGCATGTGTTTCGGTCTCACAGACTCTTAGAATCGATGAAGTACTGCGAAGCATCATGAAACAATTCCTTGAGGCTACAAGGGACGTTGTTCCAAATGACCTAGCCACCAGTGATGCTAGCGACTTAAGGCAGATGGTTAAAAGATTTCTCAAATCGAAAAAGTGTTTGATTGTCTTGGATGATATCTGGAGTATGAATGATTGGAATGAACTAAGTGTCATATTTCCAGACTACAGATGCGGAAGCAGGGTATTAGTTACAACAAGAGACAGTGATGTGGCTTTTGCAGCAGGAGAGGGAAGCCGTGTCTGCCAGCTTCAGCCACTACATCCAGAAGAGGCATGGCAGCTATTCTGTAAGAAGGCATTTCGGAACAAACCCTGCCCTTCAGAACTGGAGCCATTGGCTCGATCCATAGTAAAAAAATGTCAAGGTCTGCCTCTTGCAATTGTTGCGATGGGCAGCCTCCTGTCATTGAGAGATGCGAACGCGTTGGAATGGAACCGAGTCTATAATAACCTGAGTTGGCAGTTGAATAACAATGAAACGCTTGAACCAATAAAGCGCATCTTGTTGCTTAGCTTCAACTATCTACCTTACCGCCTTAAGcattgtttcttttattgttgtATGTTTCCGGAGGATTATCTAATTTCCCGCAAGAAGTTGATCAGGTTATGGGTGGCAGAGGGTTTCGTAGAAGATGCAGGTAAAATTCCGATGGAAGAGGTAGCAGAGGACTACCTAAAGGAACTCATCCATCGTAACACACTTCAGGTTGTCGAGATGAATCTCTCTGGAAGGGTTTGTGCTTGTCGAATGCATGATATTGTACGTGAATTGGCCTTATCCTTATGTGACGAAGAAAAGTTCTGCATCACATACGATGGGCAGCAAACAAGGCAAGGGGACAAAGTACGTCGCATGTCAATCTACAAATATGGAGAAACTATTCAACATAGCATGAGTATGTCACAGCTTCGTTCTCTTTTAGTGTTTGAAGGAAGCACATCGTTCTCATCTTCTCTTAATGACACAGCATCAAGTTTTATGTTATTGAGGGTCCTAGATTTAGAGGGAGTTCCTATTGAAAGCTTACCGGATGAATTGACGAATCTATTCAATTTACGGTATCTTAACTTGAAGGATACTAATGTTAGCGAGCTTCCAAAATCTTTAGGAAGGTTACGGAACCTGCAAACATTGAATGTTAAAGGAACGAGAACGAAGAGGCTACCGAGTGGGGTTGTGAAGCTACAGAAACTACGCCACTTAATCGGCGGCTTTCGATTTAATATGGCAGATCCATGGACTTTCGAGCTCGTGAGTAGTATCCAAGTTCCTATAGGAATATGTAATATAACAAGTTTACAAAGTCTAATTATTATCGAAGATAAAGAAGGGGAAATTGTGAGACAAATTGGGAACTTAAGCCAACTGAGAAAACTTTTCATTTACAAGGTCAGAGCAATCAACGGAGCTGAGTTGTGCACATCCATCGCAAAGTTGAAATACCTTGTTTCCTTGGGTGTTATGGCAATCGACGAAGAAGAAACACTTCAATTGGAAGAGCTCTCTCCTGATCATCTGCCACCTTTTCAGACGCTTGCCCTGTGGGGACGTTTGGAGAAGGTGCCGCAATGGTTTAGGTACCTTGCGCATCTCACCGTTTTGGAGTTGAATTGGTCTAAGCTGAGAGAAGAAGATCTGCTTTCTTCACTCCAAGCATTGCCCAATCTGGTGCGCCTTCAGCTTTGGAAGGCCTATGAAGGGCAGCAGTTGTGTTTTCACGATGGATGGTTCCCTAAACTCAAGAATCTATATTTAAGGGACATGACACAACTAAATCGGGTAGTGATAGAGAAGGGAACATTGCCAAGCATCCAAAAGCTAACTGTGTTCAGATGTGGAGAGTTGAAGACGCTTCCAGAAGAGATTGAATACCTCACCAAACTCCAAGATCTCATATTAAGCGACATGCCAACAGAATTGACAGAGAGGTTGCAGCTAAAAGATGGAAACGAGGAGGACCGTAGAAAGGTGGGGCACATTCCCTTCATCAACCGTGTACGCTGGACAGAAGAGGGGTGGTATTGGCATCGAGTCAACTAA
- the LOC131255937 gene encoding disease resistance protein RPM1-like isoform X1, translated as MIPTQPVRLYNDFEIPMTDSIVKFGLETLSALLSREASLIRGVRNELGEIKMELESMQALLKDADKRKESNEGVRTWVRQVRDSTYDVEDIIDEFMYRMDRPQGGGFRSFLLNIVCLPKNIYNKHCFTIRLQVTKVKVHNLFDRGVSFGLNQIGEGTSSHDVSKMWQRDVETSLSLVEDDIVGMKKELDLIVRWLVEEEQQRTVISVTGMGGAGKTVLVTKAYKNELVKKQFDCSACVSVSQTLRIDEVLRSIMKQFLEATRDVVPNDLATSDASDLRQMVKRFLKSKKCLIVLDDIWSMNDWNELSVIFPDYRCGSRVLVTTRDSDVAFAAGEGSRVCQLQPLHPEEAWQLFCKKAFRNKPCPSELEPLARSIVKKCQGLPLAIVAMGSLLSLRDANALEWNRVYNNLSWQLNNNETLEPIKRILLLSFNYLPYRLKHCFFYCCMFPEDYLISRKKLIRLWVAEGFVEDAGKIPMEEVAEDYLKELIHRNTLQVVEMNLSGRVCACRMHDIVRELALSLCDEEKFCITYDGQQTRQGDKVRRMSIYKYGETIQHSMSMSQLRSLLVFEGSTSFSSSLNDTASSFMLLRVLDLEGVPIESLPDELTNLFNLRYLNLKDTNVSELPKSLGRLRNLQTLNVKGTRTKRLPSGVVKLQKLRHLIGGFRFNMADPWTFELVSSIQVPIGICNITSLQSLIIIEDKEGEIVRQIGNLSQLRKLFIYKVRAINGAELCTSIAKLKYLVSLGVMAIDEEETLQLEELSPDHLPPFQTLALWGRLEKVPQWFRYLAHLTVLELNWSKLREEDLLSSLQALPNLVRLQLWKAYEGQQLCFHDGWFPKLKNLYLRDMTQLNRVVIEKGTLPSIQKLTVFRCGELKTLPEEIEYLTKLQDLILSDMPTELTERLQLKDGNEEDRRKVGHIPFINRVRWTEEGWYWHRVN; from the coding sequence AAATTCCGATGACGGACAGTATCGTTAAATTCGGGTTAGAAACTCTAAGTGCCCTTCTATCTCGAGAAGCATCACTAATAAGAGGAGTGCGCAATGAACTAGGTGAAATCAAGATGGAACTCGAAAGTATGCAAGCTTTGTTGAAGGAtgctgataaaagaaaagaaagcaatgAAGGAGTGAGAACCTGGGTGAGGCAAGTAAGAGATTCCACATATGATGTGGAAGACATCATCGACGAGTTCATGTATCGCATGGACAGACCACAAGGAGGTGGGTTCCGGAGTTTTCTCCTTAACATCGTTTGCCTCCCGAAGAATATCTACAACAAGCATTGCTTCACCATCCGACTCCAAGTAACCAAGGTTAAGGTTCATAACCTTTTCGATAGAGGAGTCAGCTTCGGTCTCAATCAAATAGGAGAAGGAACAAGCTCTCATGATGTTAGCAAAATGTGGCAACGTGATGTAGAAACTTCTCTTTCCTTGGTGGAAGATGACATAGTGGGGATGAAGAAAGAATTAGATTTGATAGTCAGATGGTTGGTGGAGGAAGAACAGCAGCGCACGGTGATTTCAGTGACGGGTATGGGTGGGGCCGGCAAGACCGTTCTTGTCACTAAAGCCTACAAGAACGAGCTAGTAAAGAAGCAATTCGACTGCTCCGCATGTGTTTCGGTCTCACAGACTCTTAGAATCGATGAAGTACTGCGAAGCATCATGAAACAATTCCTTGAGGCTACAAGGGACGTTGTTCCAAATGACCTAGCCACCAGTGATGCTAGCGACTTAAGGCAGATGGTTAAAAGATTTCTCAAATCGAAAAAGTGTTTGATTGTCTTGGATGATATCTGGAGTATGAATGATTGGAATGAACTAAGTGTCATATTTCCAGACTACAGATGCGGAAGCAGGGTATTAGTTACAACAAGAGACAGTGATGTGGCTTTTGCAGCAGGAGAGGGAAGCCGTGTCTGCCAGCTTCAGCCACTACATCCAGAAGAGGCATGGCAGCTATTCTGTAAGAAGGCATTTCGGAACAAACCCTGCCCTTCAGAACTGGAGCCATTGGCTCGATCCATAGTAAAAAAATGTCAAGGTCTGCCTCTTGCAATTGTTGCGATGGGCAGCCTCCTGTCATTGAGAGATGCGAACGCGTTGGAATGGAACCGAGTCTATAATAACCTGAGTTGGCAGTTGAATAACAATGAAACGCTTGAACCAATAAAGCGCATCTTGTTGCTTAGCTTCAACTATCTACCTTACCGCCTTAAGcattgtttcttttattgttgtATGTTTCCGGAGGATTATCTAATTTCCCGCAAGAAGTTGATCAGGTTATGGGTGGCAGAGGGTTTCGTAGAAGATGCAGGTAAAATTCCGATGGAAGAGGTAGCAGAGGACTACCTAAAGGAACTCATCCATCGTAACACACTTCAGGTTGTCGAGATGAATCTCTCTGGAAGGGTTTGTGCTTGTCGAATGCATGATATTGTACGTGAATTGGCCTTATCCTTATGTGACGAAGAAAAGTTCTGCATCACATACGATGGGCAGCAAACAAGGCAAGGGGACAAAGTACGTCGCATGTCAATCTACAAATATGGAGAAACTATTCAACATAGCATGAGTATGTCACAGCTTCGTTCTCTTTTAGTGTTTGAAGGAAGCACATCGTTCTCATCTTCTCTTAATGACACAGCATCAAGTTTTATGTTATTGAGGGTCCTAGATTTAGAGGGAGTTCCTATTGAAAGCTTACCGGATGAATTGACGAATCTATTCAATTTACGGTATCTTAACTTGAAGGATACTAATGTTAGCGAGCTTCCAAAATCTTTAGGAAGGTTACGGAACCTGCAAACATTGAATGTTAAAGGAACGAGAACGAAGAGGCTACCGAGTGGGGTTGTGAAGCTACAGAAACTACGCCACTTAATCGGCGGCTTTCGATTTAATATGGCAGATCCATGGACTTTCGAGCTCGTGAGTAGTATCCAAGTTCCTATAGGAATATGTAATATAACAAGTTTACAAAGTCTAATTATTATCGAAGATAAAGAAGGGGAAATTGTGAGACAAATTGGGAACTTAAGCCAACTGAGAAAACTTTTCATTTACAAGGTCAGAGCAATCAACGGAGCTGAGTTGTGCACATCCATCGCAAAGTTGAAATACCTTGTTTCCTTGGGTGTTATGGCAATCGACGAAGAAGAAACACTTCAATTGGAAGAGCTCTCTCCTGATCATCTGCCACCTTTTCAGACGCTTGCCCTGTGGGGACGTTTGGAGAAGGTGCCGCAATGGTTTAGGTACCTTGCGCATCTCACCGTTTTGGAGTTGAATTGGTCTAAGCTGAGAGAAGAAGATCTGCTTTCTTCACTCCAAGCATTGCCCAATCTGGTGCGCCTTCAGCTTTGGAAGGCCTATGAAGGGCAGCAGTTGTGTTTTCACGATGGATGGTTCCCTAAACTCAAGAATCTATATTTAAGGGACATGACACAACTAAATCGGGTAGTGATAGAGAAGGGAACATTGCCAAGCATCCAAAAGCTAACTGTGTTCAGATGTGGAGAGTTGAAGACGCTTCCAGAAGAGATTGAATACCTCACCAAACTCCAAGATCTCATATTAAGCGACATGCCAACAGAATTGACAGAGAGGTTGCAGCTAAAAGATGGAAACGAGGAGGACCGTAGAAAGGTGGGGCACATTCCCTTCATCAACCGTGTACGCTGGACAGAAGAGGGGTGGTATTGGCATCGAGTCAACTAA